In Streptomyces durocortorensis, a genomic segment contains:
- the sufB gene encoding Fe-S cluster assembly protein SufB, with the protein MTLPTETAHPELEGLGTYEFGWADSDAAGAAAKRGLSEAVVRDISEKKNEPEWMLKLRLKGLRLFDKKPMPSWGSDLSGIDFDNIKYFVRSTEKQAASWEDLPEDIKNTYDKLGIPEAEKQRLVAGVAAQYESEVVYHQIREDLEEQGVIFLDTDTALKEHPELFKEYFGTVIPVGDNKFASLNTAVWSGGSFIYVPKGVHVDIPLQAYFRINTENMGQFERTLIIVDEDAYVHYVEGCTAPIYSSDSLHSAVVEIIVKKGGRCRYTTIQNWSNNVYNLVTKRAVAYEGATMEWVDGNIGSKVTMKYPAVYLMGEHAKGETLSIAFAGEGQHQDAGAKMVHMAPNTSSNIVSKSVARGGGRTSYRGLIEIGEGAPGAKSNVLCDALLVDTISRSDTYPYVDVREDDVSMGHEATVSKVSEDQLFYLMSRGLTEFEAMAMIVRGFVEPIAKELPMEYALELNRLIELQMEGSVG; encoded by the coding sequence ATGACGCTCCCCACGGAGACTGCCCACCCTGAGCTCGAGGGTCTGGGCACGTACGAATTCGGCTGGGCCGACTCCGACGCGGCAGGCGCGGCGGCGAAGCGCGGTCTGTCCGAGGCTGTCGTCCGCGACATCTCGGAGAAGAAGAACGAGCCCGAGTGGATGCTGAAGCTGCGGCTCAAGGGCCTCAGGCTCTTCGACAAGAAGCCGATGCCCAGCTGGGGCTCGGACCTGTCGGGCATCGACTTCGACAACATCAAGTACTTCGTGCGGTCCACGGAGAAGCAGGCGGCCTCCTGGGAGGACCTGCCCGAGGACATCAAGAACACCTACGACAAGCTCGGCATCCCCGAGGCGGAGAAGCAGCGCCTCGTCGCCGGTGTCGCCGCGCAGTACGAGTCCGAGGTCGTCTACCACCAGATCCGCGAGGACCTGGAGGAGCAGGGCGTCATCTTCCTGGACACCGACACCGCGCTGAAGGAGCACCCGGAGCTCTTCAAGGAGTACTTCGGCACCGTCATCCCGGTCGGCGACAACAAGTTCGCCTCGCTGAACACGGCCGTGTGGTCCGGCGGATCGTTCATCTACGTCCCCAAGGGCGTCCACGTGGACATCCCGCTCCAGGCCTACTTCCGTATCAACACGGAGAACATGGGCCAGTTCGAGCGGACGCTGATCATCGTCGACGAGGACGCCTACGTCCACTACGTCGAGGGCTGCACCGCCCCGATCTACTCCTCGGACTCGCTGCACAGCGCCGTGGTCGAGATCATCGTGAAGAAGGGCGGCCGCTGCCGCTACACGACCATCCAGAACTGGTCGAACAACGTCTACAACCTGGTGACCAAGCGGGCCGTGGCCTACGAGGGCGCGACCATGGAGTGGGTCGACGGCAACATCGGCTCCAAGGTCACCATGAAGTACCCCGCCGTCTACCTGATGGGCGAGCACGCCAAGGGCGAGACCCTGTCCATCGCCTTCGCGGGCGAGGGCCAGCACCAGGACGCCGGCGCCAAGATGGTCCACATGGCCCCGAACACCTCCTCCAACATCGTCTCCAAGTCGGTGGCGCGAGGCGGCGGCCGTACGTCCTACCGCGGTCTGATCGAGATCGGGGAGGGCGCGCCGGGCGCGAAGTCCAACGTCCTCTGCGACGCTCTGCTGGTCGACACGATCTCGCGTTCCGACACCTACCCCTACGTCGACGTCCGCGAGGACGACGTGTCGATGGGCCACGAGGCGACCGTCTCCAAGGTCTCCGAGGACCAGCTCTTCTACCTCATGAGCCGCGGACTCACGGAGTTCGAGGCCATGGCGATGATCGTGCGCGGCTTCGTCGAGCCGATCGCGAAGGAGCTGCCCATGGAGTACGCCCTGGAGCTGAACCGGCTGATCGAGCTGCAGATGGAGGGTTCGGTCGGCTAG
- a CDS encoding helix-turn-helix transcriptional regulator, producing the protein MKYDGRAPQEELATGERSTRNRVARSILDHGPSTVADLAKRVGLTQAAVRRHLDALVSDDVVEAREQRVYGARTRGRPAKVFALTDCGRDAFDQSYDKLAADALRFIAESGGEDAVIAFARARMAATGEAYRAAVEAAEPERRTEALARALTADGYAATARSAPGHQQGEQLCQHHCPVAHVAEQFPQLCEAETEFFSSLLGTHVQRLATLAHGDGVCTTYVPRSGHAAPPKTTHSASASTAGRNPA; encoded by the coding sequence GTGAAATACGACGGACGGGCTCCCCAGGAGGAACTCGCGACCGGAGAGCGCTCGACGCGCAACCGGGTCGCGCGCTCCATCCTGGACCACGGCCCGTCCACCGTCGCCGATCTCGCCAAGCGCGTAGGCCTCACCCAGGCCGCCGTCCGCCGCCACCTGGACGCCCTCGTCTCCGACGATGTCGTCGAAGCCCGTGAACAGCGGGTCTACGGAGCACGGACCCGCGGCAGGCCCGCCAAGGTGTTCGCCCTGACGGACTGCGGCCGGGACGCCTTCGACCAGTCCTACGACAAGCTGGCCGCCGACGCCCTGCGCTTCATCGCCGAGTCCGGGGGTGAAGACGCGGTCATCGCCTTCGCCCGTGCCCGGATGGCCGCGACGGGCGAGGCGTACCGCGCCGCGGTCGAGGCGGCGGAGCCCGAGCGCCGTACGGAGGCGCTGGCCAGGGCCCTGACGGCCGACGGGTACGCTGCTACGGCGCGAAGCGCGCCCGGCCACCAGCAGGGCGAGCAGCTGTGCCAGCACCACTGCCCGGTGGCGCATGTCGCCGAGCAGTTCCCGCAGCTGTGCGAGGCGGAGACGGAGTTCTTCTCCAGCCTCCTCGGGACCCATGTGCAGCGTCTGGCCACCCTCGCCCACGGCGACGGCGTGTGCACGACATACGTGCCGCGCAGTGGCCACGCAGCACCCCCCAAGACCACCCATTCAGCATCTGCAAGCACGGCCGGGAGGAACCCCGCATGA
- a CDS encoding ABC transporter ATP-binding protein: MENEPVVQVSGLVKRYGTKTAVDGLDLAVPAAAVTAVLGPNGAGKTTTIETCEGYRRPDAGTVRVLGLDPVAEAERLRPRIGVMLQSGGIYSGARAEEMLRHMAKLHAHPLDVDALIERLGLGSCGRTTYRRLSGGQQQRLALAMAVVGRPELVFLDEPTAGLDPQARRSTWDLVRELRADGVSVVLTTHFMDEAEALADDVAIIDAGRVIAQGSPEQLCRGGAENTLRFTGRPGLDLGSLVKALPDGSGAAEPLPGTYRITGSIDPQLLATVTSWCAQHGVMPEGISVERHTLEDVFLELTGKELRA; this comes from the coding sequence ATGGAGAACGAGCCCGTCGTACAGGTCAGCGGCCTGGTGAAGCGGTACGGCACGAAGACCGCGGTGGACGGCCTCGATCTGGCGGTCCCGGCCGCCGCGGTGACCGCCGTGCTCGGCCCGAACGGCGCCGGGAAGACCACCACGATCGAGACCTGCGAGGGCTACCGCCGCCCCGACGCCGGCACCGTACGGGTCCTCGGGCTCGACCCGGTCGCCGAGGCGGAGCGGCTGCGCCCCCGGATCGGGGTGATGCTCCAGTCCGGCGGGATCTACTCCGGCGCCCGGGCCGAGGAGATGCTCCGCCACATGGCGAAGCTGCACGCCCACCCCCTCGACGTGGACGCCCTGATCGAGCGCCTCGGCCTCGGCTCCTGCGGCCGCACCACCTACCGGCGGCTCTCCGGCGGCCAGCAGCAGCGGCTCGCCCTGGCCATGGCGGTCGTCGGCCGGCCCGAGCTGGTATTCCTGGACGAGCCGACGGCGGGCCTGGACCCGCAGGCCCGCCGCTCCACCTGGGACCTGGTGCGCGAGCTGCGCGCCGACGGGGTCTCCGTGGTGCTCACCACCCACTTCATGGACGAGGCCGAAGCCCTCGCCGACGACGTCGCGATCATCGACGCGGGCCGGGTCATCGCCCAGGGCAGCCCCGAGCAGCTCTGCCGGGGCGGCGCGGAGAACACCCTGCGCTTCACCGGCCGCCCCGGGCTCGACCTCGGCTCGCTGGTCAAGGCGCTCCCCGACGGCTCCGGGGCGGCCGAGCCGCTGCCGGGGACGTACCGCATCACCGGGAGCATCGACCCGCAGCTGCTGGCCACCGTGACCTCCTGGTGCGCCCAGCACGGCGTGATGCCCGAGGGCATCTCCGTCGAGCGGCACACCCTGGAGGACGTCTTCCTCGAACTGACCGGCAAGGAGCTGCGCGCATGA
- a CDS encoding ABC transporter permease, with the protein MSAGTYTPRPGAAPLPRMIAAQTALETRMLLRNGEQLLLTVIIPTLLLVLFSAVDIVDTGSGASVDFLAPGVLALAVMSTAFTGQAIATGFERRYGVLKRLGASPLPRWALMTAKTLSVLVTEVLQIVLLTAIAFALGWSPSGDPLSVLLLLVLGTAAFSGLGLLMAGTLKAEATLAAANLVFLLLLVGGGVIVPLDKFPDAVQSVLGLLPISALSEGLRDVLQHGASMPWAQAGILAVWAVLGLGAAARFFRWE; encoded by the coding sequence ATGAGCGCCGGTACGTACACCCCGCGCCCCGGCGCCGCCCCGCTCCCCCGGATGATCGCCGCGCAGACGGCGCTGGAGACCCGGATGCTGCTGCGTAACGGCGAGCAGCTGCTGCTGACGGTGATCATCCCGACGCTGCTCCTCGTGCTGTTCAGCGCGGTCGACATCGTGGACACCGGCTCGGGCGCTTCGGTCGACTTCCTGGCCCCGGGCGTCCTCGCTCTCGCCGTGATGTCCACCGCCTTCACCGGCCAGGCCATCGCCACCGGCTTCGAGCGCCGTTACGGGGTCCTCAAGCGGCTCGGGGCCTCGCCGCTGCCACGCTGGGCGCTGATGACCGCGAAGACCCTGTCGGTGCTGGTCACCGAGGTGCTCCAGATCGTGCTGCTGACGGCCATCGCCTTCGCGCTGGGCTGGTCGCCCTCGGGCGACCCGCTGTCCGTCCTGCTGCTCCTCGTCCTGGGGACCGCCGCGTTCTCCGGGCTCGGGCTGCTGATGGCCGGAACGCTGAAGGCCGAGGCGACGCTCGCCGCCGCCAACCTGGTGTTCCTGCTGCTGCTGGTCGGCGGCGGGGTGATCGTGCCGCTGGACAAGTTCCCGGACGCGGTGCAGTCGGTGCTGGGGCTGCTCCCCATCTCGGCGCTCTCCGAGGGGCTGCGGGACGTCCTCCAGCACGGCGCGTCGATGCCGTGGGCCCAGGCCGGAATCCTCGCGGTCTGGGCGGTGCTGGGGCTGGGCGCGGCGGCCAGGTTCTTCCGCTGGGAGTAG
- a CDS encoding COX15/CtaA family protein: MVRVETPISLIAKRWTPSTRVVKRAALSAVMMSVFIIVTGGAVRLTGSGLGCDTWPKCTDDSLFATPEQGLHGAIEFGNRMLTYVLSAAVGWAIIAVSCLKPRRRKLTRLAWSQFWIVLGNAVLGGITVWAGLNPWTVAGHFLLANALLAVTVITWVRVGEGDGPPRPRAPLPVRRLAWAIVATTVVLIVLGTTVTGSGKHAGDSSDVPRMPWDWSAAAHVHAIAAWVVCALAIAMWLALRVVDAPADTRARARDLLVVLLAQGAIGYVQYFTEVPEILVGIHMFGSAIMWIAVIRLVMSMRERDDEAPAPLPGPSAGRPETATATAV, translated from the coding sequence ATGGTCCGCGTGGAAACCCCCATCTCCCTCATCGCCAAGCGCTGGACGCCGTCCACCCGGGTGGTGAAGCGCGCAGCGCTCTCCGCCGTCATGATGAGCGTCTTCATCATCGTCACGGGCGGAGCGGTCCGGCTGACCGGTTCGGGGCTCGGCTGCGACACCTGGCCCAAGTGCACCGACGACAGTCTGTTCGCGACGCCCGAACAGGGTCTGCACGGCGCGATCGAGTTCGGCAACCGGATGCTGACCTACGTCCTGTCGGCGGCCGTCGGCTGGGCGATCATCGCGGTCAGCTGCCTCAAGCCGCGCCGCCGCAAGCTGACCCGGCTGGCCTGGTCGCAGTTCTGGATCGTGCTGGGGAACGCGGTCCTCGGCGGGATCACGGTCTGGGCGGGCCTCAACCCGTGGACGGTGGCCGGGCACTTCCTGCTCGCCAACGCCCTCCTCGCGGTCACGGTGATCACCTGGGTGCGGGTCGGCGAGGGCGACGGACCGCCGCGCCCGCGCGCGCCCCTGCCGGTGCGACGGCTGGCCTGGGCGATCGTGGCGACCACGGTGGTCCTGATCGTGCTCGGCACCACGGTGACCGGTTCCGGCAAGCACGCGGGCGACAGCAGCGACGTGCCGCGCATGCCGTGGGACTGGTCGGCGGCCGCCCATGTGCACGCCATCGCCGCCTGGGTGGTCTGCGCCCTGGCCATCGCCATGTGGCTGGCCCTGCGGGTGGTGGACGCGCCCGCCGACACCCGGGCCCGCGCCCGCGATCTGCTGGTCGTGCTGCTCGCCCAGGGCGCGATCGGGTACGTCCAGTACTTCACCGAGGTCCCCGAGATCCTGGTGGGCATCCACATGTTCGGCTCGGCCATCATGTGGATCGCCGTGATCCGCCTCGTGATGAGCATGCGCGAGCGCGACGACGAGGCACCCGCCCCGCTGCCCGGCCCGTCCGCCGGGCGACCGGAGACGGCGACGGCCACAGCCGTCTGA
- a CDS encoding amidohydrolase family protein, translating into MTDTVPVADLVDQNCHGILRTELGLGTFEARLTAAPAPAAPGTTFFDTQTGFAVRRWCPPLLGLEAHCPPARYLARRRELGVAETSRRLLRATGVTAHLVDTGLPGDLTGPAEMASAAGSEAREIVRLEVLAEQVADTSGTVDTFLVNLGEAVHTAASSAVAFSSVTRAPDARAAAPEPPGPVRVRAAAGRWLARRDAERRAARRGAVLRGGGRGASAEPELLDHLRWSAVACGLPLQLRLGAGDPACLADFAAATEGHGCDLVLLHGYPYHRQAAALAGRYPHVYADLGTVPARTGARAAGVLAEILELAPFGKLLFSSGARGLPELHLVGARQFREALGRVLGDWVADGAWTRGDAARVAAMIGSGNARRVYGLG; encoded by the coding sequence ATGACCGACACCGTGCCCGTGGCCGACCTGGTCGACCAGAACTGCCACGGCATCCTCCGTACGGAGCTGGGCCTCGGCACCTTCGAGGCCCGGCTCACCGCCGCCCCGGCCCCGGCCGCCCCCGGCACCACCTTCTTCGACACCCAGACCGGCTTCGCCGTGCGCCGCTGGTGCCCGCCCCTGCTGGGCCTCGAAGCGCACTGCCCGCCCGCCCGCTATCTGGCCCGCCGCCGGGAGCTGGGCGTCGCGGAGACCTCCCGCCGGCTGCTGCGCGCCACCGGCGTCACCGCCCACCTCGTCGACACCGGTCTCCCCGGCGACCTCACGGGCCCGGCCGAGATGGCATCGGCGGCCGGGTCCGAGGCCCGCGAGATCGTCCGCCTGGAAGTCCTCGCCGAGCAGGTCGCCGACACCTCCGGGACCGTCGACACCTTCCTGGTCAACCTCGGCGAGGCCGTGCACACCGCCGCCTCCTCGGCTGTCGCGTTCAGCTCCGTCACCCGTGCCCCGGACGCCCGCGCAGCCGCGCCCGAGCCGCCGGGGCCGGTCCGGGTGCGGGCGGCGGCCGGGCGCTGGCTCGCCCGGCGGGACGCGGAGCGCCGGGCCGCCCGCCGGGGCGCGGTGCTGCGGGGCGGCGGCCGCGGGGCGTCCGCCGAGCCGGAGCTGCTGGACCATCTGCGGTGGAGCGCGGTCGCCTGCGGGCTGCCGCTGCAACTGCGCCTGGGCGCCGGGGACCCGGCGTGCCTCGCGGACTTCGCCGCCGCGACCGAGGGCCACGGCTGCGACCTGGTCCTGCTGCACGGGTACCCGTACCACCGGCAGGCCGCCGCGCTGGCGGGCCGGTACCCGCACGTCTACGCCGACCTGGGGACCGTGCCGGCGCGGACCGGGGCGCGGGCCGCGGGCGTGCTGGCGGAGATCCTGGAGCTCGCGCCGTTCGGCAAGCTGCTGTTCTCCAGCGGGGCCCGGGGGCTGCCGGAGCTGCACCTGGTGGGCGCGCGGCAGTTCCGCGAGGCGCTGGGCCGGGTGCTGGGGGACTGGGTGGCGGACGGCGCGTGGACCCGGGGCGACGCGGCCCGGGTCGCCGCGATGATCGGGTCGGGAAACGCGCGCCGGGTGTACGGGCTGGGGTGA
- a CDS encoding heme o synthase, with amino-acid sequence MCVTAVESRPAGVALTPSPGGHRPFGARVKAFVALTKPRIIELLLITTVPVMFLAAQGVPDLWLVLTTTVGGYLSAGGANALNMYIDRDIDALMDRTSQRPLVTGMVSPRECLVFGISLGVVSTLWFGLLVNWLSAALALGALLFYVVVYTMLLKRRTSQNIIWGGIAGCLPVLIGWSSVTNSLSWAAVILFAVIFFWTPPHYWPLSMKVKEDYARVGVPMLPVIASNRVVARQIVIYSWVMVGVSLLLTPLGYTGWFYTAVALLAGGFWLWEAHGLQNRARAGVTGGKLKEMRLFHWSITYVSLLFLAVAVDPFLR; translated from the coding sequence GTGTGCGTGACGGCCGTCGAGTCCCGACCCGCAGGGGTCGCCTTGACTCCCAGCCCAGGGGGCCATCGCCCGTTCGGGGCCCGCGTCAAGGCATTCGTGGCGCTTACCAAGCCACGAATCATCGAGCTGTTGCTCATCACCACCGTTCCGGTGATGTTCCTCGCTGCCCAGGGTGTACCCGACCTGTGGCTCGTTCTCACCACCACCGTCGGGGGCTATCTCTCCGCCGGCGGTGCCAACGCGCTCAACATGTACATCGACCGCGACATCGACGCGCTGATGGACCGCACCTCGCAGCGCCCGCTGGTCACCGGGATGGTCAGCCCGCGTGAGTGCCTGGTGTTCGGCATCTCCCTCGGGGTGGTCTCCACCCTCTGGTTCGGGCTGCTCGTCAACTGGCTCTCCGCAGCCCTCGCGCTCGGCGCGCTCCTCTTCTACGTCGTCGTCTACACGATGCTGCTGAAGCGCCGCACCTCGCAGAACATCATCTGGGGCGGGATCGCGGGCTGCCTGCCGGTGCTCATCGGCTGGTCCTCCGTGACGAACTCCCTCTCCTGGGCCGCCGTCATCCTCTTCGCCGTCATCTTCTTCTGGACGCCGCCGCATTACTGGCCGCTGTCGATGAAGGTCAAGGAGGACTACGCCCGGGTCGGCGTCCCGATGCTCCCGGTCATCGCCTCCAACCGGGTGGTCGCCCGGCAGATCGTCATCTACAGCTGGGTGATGGTCGGAGTCTCCCTCCTGCTCACCCCGCTGGGCTACACCGGCTGGTTCTACACAGCGGTGGCCCTGCTGGCGGGCGGTTTCTGGCTCTGGGAGGCCCACGGCCTGCAGAACCGGGCCAGGGCCGGGGTGACCGGCGGCAAGCTCAAGGAGATGCGGCTGTTCCACTGGTCCATCACCTACGTCTCCCTCCTCTTCCTCGCCGTCGCGGTGGACCCCTTCCTCCGCTGA
- the tkt gene encoding transketolase: MSIKPTTTDLQWTDLDQRAVDTVRVLAADAVQKVGNGHPGTAMSLAPAAYTLFQKVMRHDPADADWTGRDRFVLSAGHSSLTLYIQLYLAGYGLELDDLKAFRTWGSKTPGHPEYGHTVGVETTTGPLGQGVANAVGMAMAARYERGLFDPEAAPGTSPFDHMVWVVAGDGCLQEGISAEASSLAGHQKLGNLVLLWDDNHISIEGDTETAVSEDTLKRYEAYGWHVQRVDQLPSGDLDPAGLYAALQAAKAETERPSFIAARSIIAWPAPNAQNTEAAHGSALGDDEIAATKRVLGFDPEQTFEVSDEVIGHTRQALDRGREARAEWDKAFAAWRTANPERAAAFDRISAGELPEGWEEKLPFFEPGKGLATRAASGKVLQALGEVVPELWGGSADLAGSNNTTIDKTSSFLPAGNPLPEADPYGRTIHFGIREHAMAAAMNGIALHGNTRIYGGTFLVFSDYMRNAVRLSALMHLPVTYVWTHDSIGLGEDGPTHQPVEHLAALRAIPGLNIVRPADANETAIAWREILRRYTKVFGKGAPHGLALTRQGVPTYEANEDAAKGGYVLFEAEGGKPQVLLIATGSEVHVAVEAREQLQAAGVPTRVVSMPSVEWFEEQDQAYKDSVLPPSVKARVAVEAGIGLTWYRYVGDAGRIISLEHFGASADAKVLFREFGFTPENVAAAARESLAAATR; encoded by the coding sequence GTGAGCATCAAGCCGACCACCACAGACCTCCAGTGGACCGATTTGGACCAGCGGGCCGTGGACACCGTCCGCGTCCTCGCCGCGGACGCCGTACAGAAAGTCGGAAACGGCCACCCGGGCACGGCGATGAGCCTGGCTCCTGCCGCGTACACCCTCTTCCAGAAGGTGATGAGGCACGACCCGGCGGACGCCGACTGGACCGGTCGCGACCGGTTCGTCCTCTCCGCGGGCCACTCCAGCCTGACCCTCTACATCCAGCTCTACCTGGCCGGTTACGGCCTGGAGCTCGATGACCTCAAGGCCTTCCGCACCTGGGGCTCCAAGACGCCGGGCCACCCGGAGTACGGCCACACCGTCGGCGTGGAGACGACTACCGGGCCGCTGGGCCAGGGTGTCGCCAACGCCGTGGGCATGGCGATGGCCGCCCGCTACGAGCGCGGCCTCTTCGACCCGGAAGCGGCTCCCGGCACCTCCCCGTTCGACCACATGGTGTGGGTCGTCGCGGGTGACGGCTGCCTCCAGGAGGGCATCTCGGCCGAGGCCTCCTCGCTGGCCGGGCACCAGAAGCTGGGCAACCTGGTCCTGCTCTGGGACGACAACCACATCTCCATCGAGGGCGACACGGAGACCGCGGTCTCCGAGGACACCCTCAAGCGGTACGAGGCGTACGGCTGGCACGTCCAGCGTGTCGACCAGCTGCCCAGCGGCGACCTGGACCCGGCGGGTCTGTACGCGGCGCTCCAGGCGGCCAAGGCCGAGACCGAGCGCCCCTCGTTCATCGCGGCCCGCTCGATCATCGCCTGGCCCGCCCCGAACGCCCAGAACACCGAGGCCGCGCACGGCTCGGCGCTCGGCGACGACGAGATCGCGGCGACCAAGCGGGTCCTCGGCTTCGACCCGGAGCAGACCTTCGAGGTCTCCGACGAGGTCATCGGCCACACCCGCCAGGCCCTGGACCGCGGCCGCGAGGCCCGTGCCGAGTGGGACAAGGCGTTCGCCGCGTGGCGCACCGCCAACCCGGAGCGCGCCGCCGCCTTCGACCGGATCTCCGCGGGCGAGCTGCCCGAGGGCTGGGAGGAGAAGCTCCCCTTCTTCGAGCCCGGCAAGGGCCTGGCCACCCGTGCCGCCTCCGGCAAGGTGCTCCAGGCGCTGGGCGAGGTCGTGCCCGAGCTGTGGGGCGGCTCCGCCGACCTCGCGGGCTCGAACAACACCACGATCGACAAGACGTCGTCGTTCCTCCCGGCCGGCAACCCGCTGCCGGAGGCCGACCCGTACGGCCGGACGATCCACTTCGGCATCCGCGAGCACGCCATGGCCGCCGCCATGAACGGCATCGCCCTGCACGGCAACACCCGCATCTACGGCGGCACCTTCCTGGTGTTCTCCGACTACATGCGCAACGCGGTGCGGCTCTCCGCGCTGATGCACCTGCCGGTGACCTACGTGTGGACGCACGACTCGATCGGTCTCGGCGAGGACGGCCCGACGCACCAGCCGGTCGAGCACCTGGCCGCGCTGCGCGCCATCCCGGGCCTGAACATCGTGCGCCCGGCCGACGCGAACGAGACCGCCATCGCCTGGCGCGAGATCCTGCGCCGCTACACCAAGGTCTTCGGCAAGGGCGCTCCGCACGGTCTGGCGCTGACCCGGCAGGGCGTGCCGACGTACGAGGCCAACGAGGACGCGGCCAAGGGCGGTTACGTCCTGTTCGAGGCCGAGGGCGGCAAGCCGCAGGTACTGCTCATCGCCACCGGTTCCGAGGTCCACGTCGCCGTCGAGGCGCGCGAGCAGCTCCAGGCGGCCGGGGTGCCGACCCGGGTGGTCTCGATGCCGTCGGTCGAGTGGTTCGAGGAGCAGGACCAGGCGTACAAGGACAGCGTGCTGCCGCCGTCGGTGAAGGCGCGCGTCGCCGTCGAGGCGGGCATCGGCCTGACCTGGTACCGCTACGTCGGTGACGCCGGTCGGATCATCTCGCTGGAGCACTTCGGGGCCTCGGCCGACGCGAAGGTGCTCTTCCGCGAGTTCGGCTTCACGCCCGAGAACGTGGCCGCCGCCGCGCGGGAATCTCTCGCCGCCGCCACACGCTGA
- the tal gene encoding transaldolase gives MTDALKRLSDEGVAIWLDDLSRKRITSGNLAELIDQSHVVGVTTNPSIFQKAISSGDGYEQQLTDLAARKVTVEEALRMITTADVRDAADILRPVFDATDGQDGRVSIEVDPRLAHNTTATVAEAKQLAWLVDRPNTLIKIPATKAGLPAITEVIGRGISVNVTLIFSLERYRAVMDAYLAGLEKAKAAGLDLSKIHSVASFFVSRVDTEIDKRLDAIGSDEAKAAKGKSALANARLAYEAYEEVFSSDRWAALDKAQANKQRPLWASTGVKDPAYKDTLYVDDLVAPNTVNTMPEATLDAVADHGRITGDTVTGGYDQARADLDAVSKLGISYDDVVQVLEDEGVEKFEASWNDLLKSTEAELDRLAPSEG, from the coding sequence ATGACAGACGCACTCAAGCGCCTCTCCGACGAGGGCGTGGCGATCTGGCTCGACGACCTGTCGCGCAAGCGGATCACCTCCGGCAATCTGGCCGAGCTGATCGACCAGAGCCATGTCGTCGGCGTCACCACCAACCCGTCGATCTTCCAGAAGGCGATCTCGTCGGGCGACGGTTACGAGCAGCAGCTCACCGACCTCGCGGCCCGCAAGGTCACCGTCGAGGAAGCCCTCCGTATGATCACGACGGCGGACGTCCGCGACGCCGCCGACATCCTGCGCCCGGTCTTCGACGCGACGGACGGCCAGGACGGCCGGGTCTCCATCGAGGTGGACCCGCGCCTGGCGCACAACACCACGGCCACCGTCGCCGAGGCCAAGCAGCTGGCCTGGCTGGTGGACCGGCCGAACACCCTGATCAAGATCCCGGCGACGAAGGCCGGTCTGCCGGCCATCACCGAGGTCATCGGCCGGGGAATCAGCGTGAACGTGACGCTGATCTTCTCGCTGGAGCGCTACCGCGCGGTCATGGACGCCTACCTGGCGGGCCTGGAGAAGGCCAAGGCCGCGGGCCTGGACCTTTCCAAGATCCACTCGGTCGCCTCGTTCTTCGTGTCCCGCGTGGACACCGAGATCGACAAGCGGCTGGACGCCATCGGCTCGGACGAGGCGAAGGCGGCCAAGGGCAAGTCCGCGCTGGCCAACGCCCGGCTGGCCTACGAGGCGTACGAGGAGGTCTTCTCCTCCGACCGCTGGGCCGCGCTCGACAAGGCGCAGGCCAACAAGCAGCGCCCGCTGTGGGCCTCCACCGGCGTCAAGGACCCGGCGTACAAGGACACGCTGTACGTCGACGACCTGGTCGCGCCCAACACGGTCAACACCATGCCGGAGGCGACCCTGGACGCGGTGGCCGACCACGGTCGGATCACCGGCGACACCGTCACCGGCGGCTACGACCAGGCCCGCGCCGACCTCGACGCGGTCAGCAAGCTCGGCATCTCGTACGACGACGTCGTGCAGGTGCTGGAGGACGAGGGCGTCGAGAAGTTCGAGGCGTCCTGGAACGACCTGCTCAAGTCGACCGAGGCAGAGCTCGACCGCCTCGCCCCTTCGGAGGGCTGA